One Pecten maximus chromosome 7, xPecMax1.1, whole genome shotgun sequence genomic window carries:
- the LOC117330783 gene encoding uncharacterized protein LOC117330783 isoform X1, with protein MVLPTTLKKRHTLKGRNVLPAVRRLQEGAPVKALARMMAGRKTDDLSIRDVEKYVNELTDESLSDLLELAGKNKEDISEARLLLHYLIVLANEKGQPQGQDLLEAPGTSTEAQDDITQENTLVRNNDEPPNKRSKSWSGSLEARIAFLESSTSPKVSDIKERVRILCLQPEPSNSLILLTLEELAKAARSANHEESGLYEELLRQVHRLQSKVCLPKLCLSVLGGNESDKISKAIAKCMKDVIDTAKESKKEAPLVGKTQTTLSPLDNLYVTLPPPGADLAPMPFPLQQHPNPMYGSYQGYVQQGYGQQGYGQGYRNYRRGGFRHPGQRPRGACLVCDSTAHQVRDCPKVKEFRQK; from the exons ATGGTCCTTCCAACTACATTGAAAAAGAGACATACTCTGAAAGGAAGGAATGTCCTTCCTGCCGTCAGAAGGCTCCAGGAGGGTGCCCCGGTAAAAGCCCTTGCAAGGATGATGGCTGGTCGCAAAACGGATGACTTGTCTATACGG GATGtggaaaaatatgtaaatgaacTCACTGATGAGTCCCTCTCAGACCTATTAGAATTGGCAGGAAAGAACAAGGAGGATATATCAGAGGCACGCCTCCTCCTACATTATCTGATAGTTCTGGCTAATGAGAAGGGACAACCCCAAGGTCAGGATCTACTTGAGGCACCGGGAACATCTACAGAAGCACAG GACGACATCACACAAGAAAACACTTTGGTACGTAATAATGATGAACCACCAAACAAAAGGTCAAAATCTTGGTCCGGCTCACTGGAGGCAAGAATTGCGTTTTTGGAAAGCTCCACATCACCAAAGGTTTCCGACATTAAAGAGAGGGTAAGGATACTTTGCCTTCAACCAGAACCAAGTAATTCCTTAATCCTTCTCACATTAGAGGAACTTGCAAAAGCAGCCAGGAGTGCTAACCATGAGGAGTCAGGTCTATACGAGGAACTTTTGAGACAAGTTCATAGACTTCAGTCTAAGGTCTGCCTTCCAAAGCTCTGTCTATCTGTCTTAGGGGGGAATGAGTCTGACAAGATATCAAAAGCTATTGCCAAGTGTATGAAGGATGTCATAGACACAGCCAAAGAATCAAAGAAAGAGGCACCACTGGTAGGGAAAACACAAACCACTCTGTCGCCATTGGACAACTTGTATGTCACATTACCCCCACCAGGGGCAGACCTGGCCCCTATGCCTTTTCCCCTGCAACAACATCCTAATCCTATGTATGGATCTTATCAGGGTTATGTTCAGCAAGGGTATGGTCAGCAAGGGTATGGTCAAGGGTATAGAAATTATAGGAGGGGTGGTTTTAGGCACCCTGGGCAACGCCCTAGAGGAGCATGCCTGGTTTGTGACAGTACAGCCCACCAGGTCCGAGATTGTCCAAAAGTAAAAGAGTTCAGGCAAAAGTAG
- the LOC117330783 gene encoding uncharacterized protein LOC117330783 isoform X2 codes for MVLPTTLKKRHTLKGRNVLPAVRRLQEGAPVKALARMMAGRKTDDLSIRDVEKYVNELTDESLSDLLELAGKNKEDISEARLLLHYLIVLANEKGQPQGQDLLEAPGTSTEAQDDITQENTLVRNNDEPPNKRSKSWSGSLEARIAFLESSTSPKVSDIKERRCREDGRCDGGITKKNKKKTKKNKKTNLKVVLIRQI; via the exons ATGGTCCTTCCAACTACATTGAAAAAGAGACATACTCTGAAAGGAAGGAATGTCCTTCCTGCCGTCAGAAGGCTCCAGGAGGGTGCCCCGGTAAAAGCCCTTGCAAGGATGATGGCTGGTCGCAAAACGGATGACTTGTCTATACGG GATGtggaaaaatatgtaaatgaacTCACTGATGAGTCCCTCTCAGACCTATTAGAATTGGCAGGAAAGAACAAGGAGGATATATCAGAGGCACGCCTCCTCCTACATTATCTGATAGTTCTGGCTAATGAGAAGGGACAACCCCAAGGTCAGGATCTACTTGAGGCACCGGGAACATCTACAGAAGCACAG GACGACATCACACAAGAAAACACTTTGGTACGTAATAATGATGAACCACCAAACAAAAGGTCAAAATCTTGGTCCGGCTCACTGGAGGCAAGAATTGCGTTTTTGGAAAGCTCCACATCACCAAAGGTTTCCGACATTAAAGAGAGG AGGTGCAGAGAGGATGGCCGCTGTGATGGtggaattacaaaaaaaaacaaaaaaaaaacaaaaaaaaacaaaaaaacaaacttgaAAGTGGTTTTAATCCGACAAATATAA
- the LOC117330783 gene encoding uncharacterized protein LOC117330783 isoform X3 — protein MVLPTTLKKRHTLKGRNVLPAVRRLQEGAPVKALARMMAGRKTDDLSIRDVEKYVNELTDESLSDLLELAGKNKEDISEARLLLHYLIVLANEKGQPQGQDLLEAPGTSTEAQDDITQGQNLGPAHWRQELRFWKAPHHQRFPTLKRGGAERMAAVMVELQKKTKKKQKKTKKQT, from the exons ATGGTCCTTCCAACTACATTGAAAAAGAGACATACTCTGAAAGGAAGGAATGTCCTTCCTGCCGTCAGAAGGCTCCAGGAGGGTGCCCCGGTAAAAGCCCTTGCAAGGATGATGGCTGGTCGCAAAACGGATGACTTGTCTATACGG GATGtggaaaaatatgtaaatgaacTCACTGATGAGTCCCTCTCAGACCTATTAGAATTGGCAGGAAAGAACAAGGAGGATATATCAGAGGCACGCCTCCTCCTACATTATCTGATAGTTCTGGCTAATGAGAAGGGACAACCCCAAGGTCAGGATCTACTTGAGGCACCGGGAACATCTACAGAAGCACAG GACGACATCACAC AAGGTCAAAATCTTGGTCCGGCTCACTGGAGGCAAGAATTGCGTTTTTGGAAAGCTCCACATCACCAAAGGTTTCCGACATTAAAGAGAGG AGGTGCAGAGAGGATGGCCGCTGTGATGGtggaattacaaaaaaaaacaaaaaaaaaacaaaaaaaaacaaaaaaacaaacttga